In Candidatus Cohnella colombiensis, one DNA window encodes the following:
- a CDS encoding putative holin-like toxin: MILFATFVIALLTYIALVYQTK, encoded by the coding sequence ATGATTTTATTCGCAACCTTTGTAATTGCACTTCTAACATATATTGCTTTGGTTTATCAAACAAAGTAA
- a CDS encoding dihydrofolate reductase family protein: MRRLRYQVACSLDGFIAGLEDEFDWITPEPSFDFEALHAQFEIILMGRRTYEIASSMGGFPGKHVIVASRSLSQEDHPDVEVVSVGLETRVHELREQTGRDIWLYGGGTLLSQLLTWNLVDTVEPAIIPILLGGGVPLLASQGVRRNLKLIGQTTYPSGMVLLKYEVQKSTAENR; the protein is encoded by the coding sequence ATGAGACGATTGCGATACCAAGTTGCATGTAGTCTTGATGGCTTCATTGCAGGATTGGAAGATGAGTTCGACTGGATTACACCAGAGCCCTCGTTTGATTTCGAAGCACTTCATGCACAGTTCGAAATCATCCTTATGGGGCGTCGGACTTATGAAATCGCATCTTCTATGGGCGGATTCCCAGGAAAGCATGTGATCGTCGCTTCTAGATCACTTAGCCAAGAAGATCATCCTGACGTTGAGGTCGTGAGTGTGGGTCTTGAAACGCGAGTTCATGAGCTTCGTGAACAAACAGGTCGAGATATTTGGCTTTATGGCGGAGGAACTCTTCTTTCCCAACTTCTGACCTGGAACTTAGTCGATACAGTCGAACCAGCAATCATTCCGATCCTTTTGGGAGGTGGGGTTCCATTGCTTGCTTCGCAAGGTGTGCGTCGTAATTTGAAATTAATCGGACAAACTACATATCCCAGTGGAATGGTGCTCCTCAAGTACGAGGTACAAAAATCTACAGCTGAGAATCGTTGA
- a CDS encoding VOC family protein, protein MKAKVKQIECVYIPITNPYESADWYQRNLGLELINPVTEDQVQLRIGDNQAIFLIKTKEKTTLNYIEVGGTEMSALTLEVTNIEEIYYNMKTNGVRIEGINETDGCGDFFEVFDPDGNKISIWGGWK, encoded by the coding sequence ATGAAAGCAAAAGTAAAACAGATTGAATGTGTTTATATCCCAATTACTAACCCATATGAGTCTGCTGATTGGTATCAGAGGAACCTGGGCCTAGAACTTATAAATCCAGTGACAGAAGATCAAGTGCAATTAAGAATAGGTGATAACCAAGCGATATTTTTGATTAAGACTAAGGAGAAAACTACCCTGAATTATATTGAAGTAGGTGGGACAGAAATGTCGGCACTTACACTTGAAGTCACAAACATAGAAGAAATTTATTACAATATGAAAACAAATGGAGTAAGAATTGAAGGCATTAATGAAACAGACGGTTGTGGGGATTTCTTTGAAGTATTTGATCCTGATGGTAATAAGATATCCATATGGGGTGGATGGAAATAA
- a CDS encoding GyrI-like domain-containing protein gives MEAKEVILPAFTVVGFRIEANLDELESGIGKNTYDSLISRKDEILFKKNENVILMQIYPMKPGFNPRIDRFTQIFCYEVNEGYTVPPGMMSHQVSESKYVTYTHKGLESELQRSYDYLYGQWTREHRHEPKGYDFEVWDERYKPESSDNEIDMYVALR, from the coding sequence ATGGAAGCAAAGGAAGTAATATTACCGGCATTCACAGTTGTGGGTTTTAGGATTGAGGCAAACTTAGATGAATTAGAATCTGGCATTGGGAAGAATACCTATGATTCATTGATATCGAGAAAAGATGAGATTCTCTTTAAGAAGAATGAGAATGTGATTTTAATGCAAATTTACCCGATGAAACCAGGGTTTAATCCAAGGATCGACCGCTTTACCCAAATATTCTGTTATGAGGTCAATGAGGGTTATACAGTTCCACCAGGGATGATGAGCCATCAAGTATCTGAAAGTAAATACGTAACATATACTCATAAAGGTCTCGAATCAGAGTTGCAACGGTCATATGATTATCTATATGGACAATGGACACGCGAACATAGACATGAACCGAAAGGATATGACTTTGAAGTTTGGGATGAGAGGTACAAACCGGAAAGTTCAGATAATGAGATCGATATGTACGTGGCATTAAGATAA
- a CDS encoding VOC family protein: MNTKTLYEIPTNLFKRGIPLKPLIKEKLIGVMLYAKDLQRSSTWYCEMLGFKLADHNFDDFVELTIDGQYVMHLFKDIDLTPITRPVFSFNTDNIEDAYQSLVNSGAEIYSIETYGDHRSFSFKDCDGNILMISQY; this comes from the coding sequence GTGAATACCAAAACGTTATATGAAATTCCCACAAATCTTTTTAAGCGAGGGATACCATTGAAACCATTAATTAAAGAAAAGTTGATTGGCGTAATGCTATACGCTAAAGACTTACAAAGATCAAGTACATGGTATTGTGAGATGTTAGGATTTAAACTTGCAGATCATAATTTTGACGATTTTGTTGAACTAACTATTGATGGACAGTATGTCATGCACTTATTCAAGGATATTGATTTAACGCCTATTACTAGACCAGTGTTTTCATTTAATACAGACAATATAGAAGATGCATATCAATCATTAGTGAACAGCGGAGCAGAGATCTATTCAATAGAAACATATGGAGATCATAGAAGTTTTAGTTTTAAGGATTGTGATGGAAACATATTAATGATTTCTCAATACTGA